In a single window of the Anaerolineae bacterium genome:
- a CDS encoding archaeosortase/exosortase family protein, which yields MGTAILMLLAALVWLALVLFFWRSRIWLLYYTTGSVGLALLLIFAGVHLLPLAAGMEYATAYAGHALSNLVGIPTYLFRAAPNNIFVWVVEQTPGWTVVRVDLECSGMLETAAWIGLLLFYPSWSLRKRLGLIVLGAVGIFGANLVRVVAIIAILHAFGKQSIVIAHTFIGRLLFFGLVMLGMYWYVFSRLTIHSLADRIMARMRA from the coding sequence ATGGGTACGGCCATCCTGATGCTCTTGGCGGCCCTGGTCTGGCTGGCGCTGGTGCTCTTTTTCTGGCGGAGCCGCATCTGGCTCCTGTACTATACCACCGGCTCGGTGGGGCTGGCGCTCCTGCTCATTTTCGCCGGCGTCCACCTTCTGCCGCTGGCCGCCGGCATGGAATATGCCACCGCCTATGCCGGCCACGCGCTGAGCAACCTGGTGGGCATCCCCACCTATCTCTTCCGCGCCGCCCCCAACAACATCTTCGTCTGGGTGGTGGAACAGACGCCCGGCTGGACGGTGGTGCGGGTGGACCTGGAATGTTCCGGCATGCTGGAGACCGCCGCCTGGATCGGGCTACTGCTGTTTTACCCGAGCTGGAGCCTGCGCAAACGGCTGGGATTGATCGTCTTGGGCGCCGTGGGCATATTCGGCGCCAACCTGGTGCGGGTGGTGGCCATCATCGCCATCCTGCACGCGTTCGGCAAGCAGTCCATTGTGATTGCCCATACGTTTATCGGGCGTCTGCTGTTCTTCGGGCTGGTGATGCTGGGCATGTACTGGTACGTGTTCAGCCGGCTGACCATCCACAGCCTGGCGGATCGGATCATGGCGAGGATGCGGGCATGA